The following proteins come from a genomic window of Miscanthus floridulus cultivar M001 chromosome 2, ASM1932011v1, whole genome shotgun sequence:
- the LOC136535575 gene encoding plant-specific TFIIB-related protein 1-like, protein MSSQCPYCRASGPARCATTQPPLSRAVSECSACARIVVERHLHTHPFFPLLPSLHPLPLVTPDLATAVDPAPSPSPGDEDDEDPFLPAGFVSAFSAFSLERHPVLARSASTFSGLLAELERALAVDSAAAASNPDPAGPMVSVDSLRAYLQIVDVASILRLDRGIADHAFELFKDCSSATCLRNRSVEALATAALVQAIREAQQPRTLQEISTASNLPQKEIGKYIKILGESLKLSQPLNSNSIAVHMPRFCSLLQLNKSAQELAAHIGEVVVNKCFCTRRNPISISAAAIYLACQLEDKRKTQAEICKVTGLTEVTLRKVYKELLENWDDLLPPDYTPATPPEKAFPMTNIYSGRSASGKDLYQDKIFESIKQKCPEPAEPDHMVIVKEEEDKKTIALGRPPTKPEAHELGKAFRPPNAPFSTSPKSDRDKTETSVHGFNLNEVSCAMDSDRTDITMEPVFGDRSSNESNAIPSPNRQPLPWQFKQGAPSTGPSYSRLREQQSGLDLVAALKGTGKRSAGDGGDGRDREGK, encoded by the exons ATGTCGTCGCAGTGCCCCTACTGCCGCGCGTCGGGTCCGGCGCGGTGCGCGACGACGCAGCCGCCGCTCTCGCGCGCCGTGTCCGAGTGCTCCGCCTGCGCCCGCATCGTCGTCGAGCGCCACCTCCACACGCACCCCTTCTTCCCCCTCCTCCCCTCACTCCATCCGCTTCCCCTAGTCACCCCCGACCTCGCCACCGCCGTCGATcccgccccctccccctcccccggcGACGAAGATGACGAGGACCCCTTCCTCCCCGCGGGCTTCGTCTCCGCCTTCTCGGCTTTCTCCCTCGAGCGCCACCCCGTCCTCGCCCGCTCCGCCTCCACCTTCTCCGGCCTCCTCGCCGAGCTCGAGCGCGCGCTCGCCGTCGActccgccgccgcggcctccaACCCGGACCCCGCCGGGCCCATGGTCTCCGTCGACAGCCTCCGCGCCTACCTCCAGATCGTCGACGTCGCCTCCATACTCAGGCTCGACAGGGGCATAGCTGACCACGCTTTCGAGCTCTTCAAGGATTGCTCGTCCGCGACCTGCCTCAGGAATCGGAGCGTCGAGGCGCTCGCGACCGCCGCGCTCGTACAGGCCATCCGCGAGGCGCAGCAGCCCCGGACGCTGCAG GAAATCTCTACTGCTAGCAATCTTCCTCAAAAAGAGATAGGAAAATACATCAAAATACTCGGCGAATCTCTGAAACTGAGTCAACCACTTAACAGCAACTCAATAGCTGTTCACATGCCCCGATTTTGCAGCTTGCTCCAGCTGAATAAATCTGCTCAG GAACTTGCAGCTCATATTGGTGAGGTGGTTGTTAATAAGTGCTTCTGCACACGGCGGAATCCCATAAGTATATCTGCTGCTGCTATCTACCTTGCATGTCAGCTTGAAGACAAACGCAAAACTCAGGCAGAGATATGTAAGGTTACGGGCCTCACAGAGGTCACACTACGCAAAGTGTACAAAGAACTGTTGGAGAATTGGGATGATTTGCTCCCCCCTGACTATACACCTGCCACACCACCAGAGAAAGCTTTCCCCATGACCAACATTTACTCAGGGCGCTCAGCAAGTGGCAAGGATCTGTATCAGGATAAGATATTCGAGAGTATTAAGCAAAAATGCCCTGAGCCTGCAGAGCCTGACCACATGGTCATCGtgaaagaagaggaagacaagAAAACGATTGCTCTTGGTCGTCCACCTACAAAACCTGAGGCTCATGAGTTAGGCAAGGCGTTCCGGCCACCAAATGCCCCTTTCTCGACGTCTCCTaaatctgatcgtgacaagacggAAACTAGCGTTCATGGGTTCAACCTTAATGAGGTATCATGTGCGATGGATTCTGATAGAACAGACATCACAATGGAGCCAGTTTTCGGTGATCGATCGTCGAATGAATCGAATGCGATTCCATCTCCCAACAGGCAGCCTTTACCGTGGCAGTTTAAGCAGGGGGCACCTTCAACTGGTCCATCATATTCAAGGCTTCGCGAGCAGCAGTCGGGCCTGGATCTTGTAGCTGCTCTGAAGGGGACTGGGAAAAGGAGTGCTGGGGATGGTGGTGATGGCCGGGATAGAGAAGGGAAGTGA
- the LOC136535579 gene encoding small ribosomal subunit protein uS10c-like, with protein sequence MAVPTSTSSSLPLLFLHRGTANPSPAVLSFPSSLRGVSLRSRAAAAPPAETLSDDGIPDAPPEGEGTGIPLPSSIGDDGEQLAPKQKIRIKLRSYWVPLIEDSCKKIIEAAKTTNAKTMGPVPLPTKRRIYCVLNSPHVHKDSRFHFEIRTHQRLIDIMYPTAQTIDSLMQLQLPAGVDVEVKL encoded by the exons ATGGCCGtccccacctccacctcctcttcGCTCCCACTCCTCTTCCTCCATCGCGGCACCGCAAACCCTAGCCCCGCGGTTCTCTCCTTCCCGTCCTCCCTCCGTGGCGTGTCCCTCCGCTCCCGGGCCGCCGCCGCACCGCCTGCAGAGACCCTTTCTGACGACGGTATCCCCGACGCGCCACCG GAAGGGGAGGGAACGGGAATTCCGTTGCCATCGTCGATTGGGGATGATGGGGAGCAG CTCGCACCCAAGCAGAAGATCAGAATCAAGCTGCGGTCCTACTGGGTGCCGTTGATAGAGGACTCCTGCAAGAAGATAATTGAAGCTGCCAAAACAACCAACGCAAAGACCATGGGTCCCGTTCCTCTGCCCACTAAGCGGAGAATCTATTGTGTGCTTAACTCTCCTCACGTGCACAAGGACTCACGGTTCCATTTCGAGATCCGGACGCATCAGCGGCTGATTGATATCATGTATCCAACTGCCCAAACAATTGATTCACTGATGCAACTCCAGCTCCCTGCCGGTGTGGATGTTGAGGTTAAGCTATGA